In Mustela nigripes isolate SB6536 chromosome 2, MUSNIG.SB6536, whole genome shotgun sequence, a single window of DNA contains:
- the ABCA7 gene encoding phospholipid-transporting ATPase ABCA7 isoform X2, with protein sequence MAFWTQLMLLLWKNFLYRRRQPVQLLVELLWPLFLFFILVAVRHSHPPLEHHECHFPNKPLPSAGTVPWLQGLICNLNNTCFPQPTPAEQPRVLSNFQDSLVSRLLADARTVLGGPSTHRMLASLGKLMSLLRAAGTTAQHQPSDRRQDLLSLTTELLGTLLGEGSLGSVPDHAQESVSSFVEAAEDLAQELLALPSLVELRALLRRPQGAGGPLEAVSEALCSARGPSIPGGPSLNWYEASHLKELVGQEPAAAQPDHGLSPACAELVGSLESHPLSRLLWRRLKPLVLGKVLFTPNTAFTRQLMAQVNRTFQELALLKDVQEVWGALGPQLFDFLNDSTNLAMMQVRRWRPAGRLAPSLPRHFLPAQDVGGEQGRASRAEAPASWGQRKDAAGGIRRSGPGQGPAGLSGPPRGRLHLAGGPCRRGPRGGHAGPRGGEAALVARALELLAERRFWAGIVFLGPEERRDLAQPRGPGHVRVKIRMDIDAVTRTNKIRDRFWDPGPAADPLTDLRYVWGGFVYLQDLLERAAVRVLSGREPRARLFLQQMPYPCFVDDAFLRVLSRSLPLFLTLAWIYSVALTVKAVVREKEARLRGTMQAMGLGRAVLWLGWFLSCLAPFLLSTALLVLVLKLGDILPYSHPAVVFLFLAAFAVATVVQSFLLTAFFSRANLAAACGGLAYFVLYLPYVLCVAWRDQLPAGGLVAASLLSPVAFGFGCESLALLEEQGEGAQWHNMGTGPAADVFSLAQVSGILLLDAALYGLATWYLEAVYPGQYGIPKPWNFPFRRSYWFGARSPKGSSPPATPKDPKVLMEEVPPGLIPGVSIRGLEKHFPGNPQPALRGLSLDFYQGQITALLGHNGAGKTTTLSILSGLFPPTRGSACILGYDVQSSMEAIRPHLGVCPQYNVLFDMLTVDEHIWFYGRLKGLSAAAVRPEQARLLQDVGLVPKSGAQTRHLSGGMQRKLSVAIAFVGGSRVVILDEPTAGVDPASRRSIWELLLKYREELLGDRVAVVAGGRLCCCGSPLFLRRHLGSGYYLTLVKAPVSLAASSKGKPDLEESVDAGQKREPVSWGGTAGVSGLLSLVQQLVPGARLVRELPHELVLVLPYGGAVDGSFARLFWEVDQRLEELGLAGYGISDTSLEEIFLKVVQDCAAATDLEDAATGGSHRQHPGPGRTRPDVTTQLKIQPEESISEDGERALSAPETQALRGSAQPRMWGWALTRQQLRALLLKRFLLARRSRRGLFAQVVLPALFVGLALVCSLIVPPFGHYPALRLSPSMYGAQVSFFSDDAPGNPERARLLEMLLEEAGLEAPPGNGSARMRECPAPAVCRFWVPEVPVGVAEVLTSGNWTPESPSPACRCSQPGARRLLPDCPAAAGGPPPPQALAGSGEVVQNLTGRNLSDFLVKTYPRLVRQGLKTKKWVNEVRYGGFSLGGRDPGLPSGQEVSRSVEQLRVLLDPAPGGALDRILNSLAVWAHSLDAEDSLKIWFNNKGWHAMVAFLNRANNAILRAQLPPGPARRAHSITTLNHPLNLTKQQLSEAALMASSVDVLVSICVVFAMSFVPASFTLILIEERITRAKHLQFMGGLPPTLYWLGNFLWDMCNYLVSACVVVLIFLAFQQRAYVAPANLPALLLLLLLYGWSITPLMYPASFFFSVPSTAYVVLTCVNLFIGINGSMATFVLELFSDQKLQDVSRILRQVFLIFPHFCLGRGLIDMVRNQAMADAFERLGDGQFQSPLRWEVVGKNLLAMAVQGPLFLLSTLLLQHGGRLLPQPQPGSLHPLGDEDDDVARERERVVQGDTQGDVLVLRDLTKVYHGQRTPAVDRLCLGIPPGECFGLLGVNGAGKTSTFRMVTGDTLPSGGEATLAGHSVAREPASAHRHMGYCPQSDAIFELLTGRQHLELFARLRGVPETQVAQTASLGLERLGLLQSADQPAGTYSGGNKRKLATAVALVGDPAVVFLDEPTTGMDPSSRRFLWNSLLAVVREGRSVVLTSHSLEECEALCTRLAVMVNGRFRCLGSTQHLKNRFGAGHTLTLRVPAARSESALALVGTAFPGAELREAHGSRLRFQLPPGGRCALSRVFGELAARGAEHGVEDFSVSQTTLEEVFLNFSKDQGNEEDHRPEAGGRGGPAPRPQLPGLVAGFLEDPSMAESVL encoded by the exons GCCATTTCCCCAACAAGCCGCTGCCCTCGGCCGGCACCGTTCCTTGGCTCCAGGGTCTCATCTGCAACTTGAACAACACTTGCTTCCCGCAGCCCACGCCCGCCGAGCAGCCGCGCGTCCTCAGCAACTTCCAGGACTCCCT ggtCTCCCGGCTCCTGGCAGATGCCCGCACTGTCCTGGGGGGCCCCAGTACCCACAGAATGCTGGCCAGCCTGGGAAAGCTGATGTCGCTGCTGAGAGCTGCGGGCACAACAG CCCAGCATCAGCCAAGCGACCGACGGCAGGACCTCCTGTCCCTGACCACTGAGCTACTGGGGACACTGCTTGGAGAG GGGTCCCTGGGGTCTGTGCCTGACCACGCCCAGGAGTCCGTGAGCAGCTTTGTGGAGGCAGCAGAGGACCTGGCCCAGGAG CTCCTGGCACTGCCCAGCCTGGTGGAGCTACGGGCACTGCTGCGGAGACCTCAAGGAGCAGGTGGACCCCTGGAGGCTGTGTCCGAGGCCCTCTGCAGTGCCCGGGGGCCTAGTATCCCCGGGGGGCCCTCCCTCAACTGGTACGAGGCCAGCCACCTGAAGGAGTTGGTGGGGCAGGAGCCAGCAGCAGCCCAGCCCGACCACGGCCTGA gccctgctTGTGCTGAGCTTGTGGGGTCCCTGGAATCTCACCCACTGTCCCGCCTGCTCTGGAGGCGTCTGAAGCCGCTGGTCCTGGGCAAAGTGCTGTTTACACCCAACACTGCCTTCACCAGGCAGCTCATGGCCCAG gtgaACCGGACCTTCCAGGAGCTGGCTCTGCTGAAGGACGTCCAGGAGGTGTGGGGTGCGCTGGGACCCCAGCTCTTTGACTTCCTGAATGACAGCACGAACCTGGCGATGATGCAGGTCCGCAGATGGAGGCCAGCTGGCAGACTCGCCCCCAGCCTCCCCCGGCACTTCCTCCCTGCCCAAGATGTGGGcggagagcagggcagggcctCCAGGGCAG agGCTCCTGCgagctggggacagaggaaggacgCGGCCGGGGGGATCCGGAGGTCAGGCCCAGGCCAAGGCCCTGCTGGCCTTTCTGGACCCCCACGGGGAAGGCTACACCTGGCGGGAGGCCCATGCCGACGTGGGCCACGTGGTGGGCATGCTGGGCCGCGTGGTGGAG AGGCCGCCCTGGTGGCACGGGCGCTGGAGCTGCTGGCAGAGCGCCGCTTCTGGGCCGGCATCGTCTTCCTGGGGCCTGAGGAACGTCGGGACCTTGCACAGCCCCGGGGTCCTGGCCACGTGCGGGTCAAGATCCGCATGGACATCGATGCTGTCACAAGAACCAACAAGATCAGGGACAG GTTCTGGGACCCCGGCCCGGCCGCCGACCCCTTGACGGACCTGCGCTACGTGTGGGGTGGCTTCGTGTACCTGCAGGACCTGCTGGAGCGCGCGGCGGTGCGTGTGCTCAGCGGCCGCGAGCCCCGGGCCCGCCTCTTCCTGCAGCAGATGCCGTACCCCTGCTTCGTGGATGACGC GTTCCTGCGCGTCCTGAGCCGGTCGCTGCCGCTCTTCCTGACGCTGGCCTGGATCTACTCGGTGGCGCTGACGGTGAAGGCGGTGGTGCGCGAGAAGGAAGCCAGGCTGCGCGGCACCATGCAGGCCATGGGGCTGGGCCGCGCCGTGCTCTGGCTCGGCTGGTTCCTCAGCTGCCTGGCGCCCTTCCTGCTCAGCACCGCGCTGCTCGTGCTGGTGCTCAAG CTCGGGGACATCCTCCCCTACAGCCACCCGGCCGTGGTCTTCCTGTTCCTGGCGGCTTTCGCCGTGGCCACCGTGGTCCAGAGCTTCCTTCTGACCGCCTTCTTCTCCCGCGCCAACCTGGCGGCGGCCTGCGGAGGCCTCGCCTACTTCGTGCTCTACCTGCCCTATGTGCTGTGCGTGGCCTGGCGGGACCAGCTGCCTGCGGGTGGTCTGGTGGCTGCG AGCCTTCTGTCTCCTGTGGCCTTTGGGTTCGGCTGCGAGAGCCTGGCGCTGCTGGAGGAGCAGGGCGAGGGCGCGCAGTGGCACAACATGGGCACTGGGCCTGCGGCCGACGTCTTCAGCTTGGCGCAGGTTTCTGGCATTCTGCTGCTGGATGCCGCGCTCTATGGCCTCGCCACCTGGTACCTCGAGGCCGTCTACCCAG GCCAGTACGGGATCCCCAAACCATGGAACTTTCCCTTTCGGAGGAGCTATTGGTTTGGAGCTCGTTCTCCCAAGGGTTCCTCCCCACCTGCCACCCCGAAGGACCCAAAAG TGCTGATGGAAGAGGTACCCCCGGGCCTGATCCCAGGAGTCTCCATACGGGGCCTGGAGAAGCACTTTCCCGGCAACCCGCAGCCGGCCCTGCGGGGGCTCAGCCTGGACTTCTACCAGGGCCAGATCACTGCCTTGCTGGGCCACAATGGAGCCGGCAAGACGACCACACT GTCCATCCTGAGTGGCCTCTTTCCCCCAACCCGGGGCTCCGCCTGCATCCTGGGCTATGATGTCCAGTCCAGCATGGAAGCCATCCGGCCCCACCTGGGCGTCTGCCCGCAGTACAACGTGCTGTTTGACAT GCTGACCGTGGATGAGCACATCTGGTTCTACGGGCGGCTGAAGGGTCTGAGTGCGGCTGCTGTGCGCCCCGAGCAGGCCCGTCTCctgcaggatgtggggctcgtCCCCAAGTCTGGGGCCCAGACACGCCACCTCTCTG GCGGGATGCAGAGGAAGCTCTCAGTGGCCATCGCCTTTGTGGGTGGCTCCCGGGTCGTGATCCTAGATGAGCCCACAGCTGGTGTGGACCCTGCTTCCCGGCGCAGCATTTGGGAGCTGCTGCTCAAATACCGGGAAG AGCTGCTAGGAGACCGTGTGGCTGTGGTGGCGGGAGGCCGCTTGTGCTGCTGCGGTTCCCCGCTCTTCCTGCGCCGTCACCTCGGCTCCGGCTACTATCTGACGTTGGTGAAGGCTCCCGTGTCCCTGGCCGCCAGCAGCAAG GGGAAGCCGGACCTGGAGGAGAGCGTAGATGCCGGGCAGAAGAGGGAGCCGGTCAGCTGGGGTGGCACAGCTG GTGTGTCCGGGCTGCTGTCCCTTGTGCAGCAGCTGGTGCCCGGGGCGCGGCTGGTGAGGGAGCTGCCCCATGAGCTGGTGCTAGTGCTGCCCTACGGGGGTGCTGTGGATGGCAGCTTTGCCAGGCTTTTCTGGGAAGTGGACCAGCGGctggaggagctggggctggCCGGCTACGGGATCTCGGACACCAGCCTGGAAGAG ATCTTCCTGAAGGTGGTACAAGATTGTGCTGCGGCCACAGACCTGGAGGATGCGGCCACAG GGGGTAGCCACAGGCAGCACCCAGGCCCAGGCCGCACTCGCCCAGATGTGACCACACAGCTCAAGATCCAACCTGAGGAGTCCATCTCGGAAGACGGGGAGCGTG cTCTGTCTGCCCCAGAGACACAGGCCCTGCGGGGCTCTGCACAgccccggatgtggggctgggcACTGACCCGCCAACAGCTCCGGGCCCTGCTTCTCAAGCGCTTTCTGCTTGCCCGCCGCAGCCGCCGTGGCCTGTTTGCACAG GTCGTGCTGCCTGCCCTCTTTGTGGGGCTGGCGCTGGTGTGCAGTCTCATCGTGCCTCCTTTCGGACACTACCCGGCTCTGCGACTCAGTCCCAGCATGTACGGTGCCCAGGTGTCCTTCTTCAG TGACGACGCTCCTGGGAACCCGGAGCGCGCCCGCCTGCTGGAGATGCtgctggaggaggcagggctggaggccCCCCCGGGGAACGGCTCTGCCAG gatgCGCGAGTGCCCAGCGCCCGCTGTCTGCCGGTTTTGGGTGCCTGAAGTGCCCGTGGGTGTTGCTGAGGTCCTGACCAGCGGAAACTGGACCCCGGAGTCCCCGTCCCCAGCCTGCCGGTGCAGCCAGCCCGGTGCCCGGCGCCTGCTGCCCGACTGCCCTGCTGCGGCGGGTggtccccccccgccccaggcgcTGGCCGGCTCTGGGGAGGTGGTGCAGAACCTGACAGGCCGGAACCTGTCCGACTTCCTGGTGAAGACCTACCCGCGCCTGGTCAGGCAGGG CCTGAAGACCAAGAAGTGGGTGAACGAGGTCAG GTATGGGGGCTTCTCCCTGGGGGGCCGAGACCCAGGCCTGCCCTCGGGCCAGGAGGTGAGTCGCTCGGTGGAGCAGCTGCGGGTGCTGCTGGACCCCGCGCCGGGCGGGGCCCTCGACCGCATCCTGAACAGCCTCGCCGTGTGGGCTCACAGCCTCGACGCAGAGGACAGTCTCAAG ATCTGGTTCAACAACAAGGGCTGGCACGCCATGGTCGCCTTTCTCAACAGAGCCAACAACGCCATCCTCCGCGCCCAGCTGCCCCCGGGCCCTGCCCGCCGCGCCCACAGCATCACCACGCTCAACCACCCCCTGAACCTCACCAAGCAGCAGCTGTCGGAGGCTGCGCT GATGGCCTCATCGGTGGACGTGCTTGTCTCCATCTGTGTGGTGTTTGCCATGTCTTTCGTCCCAGCCAGCTTCACCCTCATTCTCATAGAGGAGCGCATCACCCGGGCCAAACACCTGCAGTTTATGGGGGGCCTGCCTCCCACTCTTTACTGGCTCGGCAACTTCCTCTGGGACATG TGTAACTACTTGGTGTCAGCGTGCGTCGTCGTGCTCATCTTCCTGGCCTTCCAGCAGAGGGCGTACGTGGCCCCTGCCAACCTGCCGGCCCTCCTGCTGCTGTTACTGCTCTACGG CTGGTCGATCACGCCGCTCATGTACCctgcctccttcttcttctccgtGCCCAGCACGGCCTACGTGGTGCTCACCTGTGTCAACCTCTTCATCGGCATCAATGGCAGCATGGCCACCTTCGTGCTCGAGCTCTTCTCTGATCAG AAGCTGCAGGACGTCAGCCGGATCCTGAGACAGGTCTTCCTGATCTTCCCCCACTTCTGCCTGGGCCGGGGGCTCATCGACATGGTGCGGAACCAGGCCATGGCTGATGCCTTTGAGCGCTTGG GAGATGGGCAGTTCCAGTCACCCTTGCGCTGGGAGGTGGTCGGCAAGAATCTCTTGGCCATGGCGGTGCAGGGGCCGCTCTTCCTCCTGTCCACGCTCCTGCTGCAGCATGGCGGACGCCTCTTGCCACA ACCCCAGCCCGGGTCGCTGCACCCCCTGGGGGACGAGGATGACGACGTGGCCCGAGAGCGGGAACGGGTGGTCCAAGGCGACACCCAGGGGGACGTGTTGGTGCTGAGAGACCTGACCAAG GTGTACCATGGGCAGAGGACACCAGCGGTCGACCGCCTGTGCCTGGGGATCCCCCCTGGTGAG TGTTTCGGTCTGCTGGGAGTGAATGGAGCTGGGAAAACCTCCACATTCCGCATGGTGACTGGGGACACGCTACCCAGCGGTGGGGAGGCCACACTGGCAGGCCACAG TGTGGCCCGGGAGCCGGCGTCTGCGCACCGCCACATGGGTTACTGCCCTCAGTCGGATGCCATCTTCGAGCTGCTGACGGGCCGCCAGCACCTGGAGCTGTTCGCGCGCCTACGCGGTGTTCCCGAGACGCAGGTTGCCCAg ACGGCGAGCCTGGGCCTGGAGCGCCTGGGGCTCCTGCAGTCTGCGGACCAACCTGCGGGCACCTACAGTGGAGGGAACAAGAGGAAGCTGGCCACAGCGGTGGCACTGGTGGGGGACCCCGCTGTGGTCTTTTTG GACGAGCCGACCACCGGCATGGACCCCAGCTCTCGGCGCTTTCTCTGGAACAGCCTCCTGGCCGTCGTGCGGGAGGGCCGCTCCGTGGTGCTTACGTCACACAG CCTGGAGGAGTGCGAGGCCCTGTGCACGCGCCTGGCCGTCATGGTGAACGGGCGGTTCCGCTGTCTGGGCAGCACGCAGCACCTCAAGAACAG gttCGGAGCCGGCCACACGCTGACCCTGCGGGTGCCCGCCGCCCGGTCCGAGTCGGCGCTGGCCCTCGTGGGGACCGCGTTCCCGGGGGCCGAGCTGCGCGAGGCGCACGGCAGCCGCCTGCGCTTCCAGCTGCCGCCGGGAGGGCGCTGCGCCCTGTCCCGCGTCTTCGGGGAGCTGGCGGCGCGCGGGGCGGAGCACGGCGTGGAGGACTTCTCCGTGAGCCAGACCACCTTAGAGGAG GTATTCTTGAACTTCTCCAAGGACCAGGGGAATGAGGAGGACCACAGGCCAGAGGCCGGAGGCCGGGGAGGCCCTGCGCCACGCCCACAGCTTCCCGGACTCGTCGCTGGATTCCTGGAGGACCCCAGCATGGCCGAGTCGGTCCTCTGA